From the Bacteroidota bacterium genome, the window AATCTTTTAAAAGCGTTTCGCGGGGCAATGCTTTTATTTCTTCTATGTATTGCAAGGGGATTTCATATCCGTATTCGTATAGATATTTTATTTGCGGATGAATGAAAACAGGCGGCTCTGTGGTTTCTTCAACAACTTTTTTTGGCGTAACCGTTACACTTATGCGATTTCTGTTTTCTTCTGCCCAACGCTCCGTGAAGTTCATCATGTTGCGCTGCATTTGGTCTAATGTAAGATTCATGCGGATAATTATTTTTAGTTCTCTCTTGTTAATAATTGCGGGGATACATTCCAGTATCCTTCATTTCCGGTTTTAACAGAAGCAGTTTTATGATTGAGGCGCGTAATGATTCCTGTTCGCTTCATTCCGTCTTTTCCCTGCCATGCAACACGATCTCCCACATTGAATTTTGACATGGATACAAGCGCACCTGCTTTCTGAATGGTACGTATTCTGTCAACCACCATTTTATTTAAAATGGTAAGTTCATGAAAAGACAAGCCGTTCAGTACCGGCTCAAATTTTCGGATGATGACGTTTGTATTATCCAATTCAGACATGGTTGATTATTTTTAAGTTGCGTTATTTTATTTGCTTATCCAATGATTCCAAATCGTGAACGCATCAATAGTTCCCTGTGAAGCTTTTATGCTGCTCAATTTTGAATAGGCAATTATACTGATATGCTCTCCGGCTTCAATTTCAAGATCAAAATCATTCTTCATAAATCCTTCTTCATCGCTTGCAAGCCCTACAATTTTGATTTCTTTTAGCACCTTTTAAGATAAAGGAAATTTGTATATTTGTTTAAGCGGAGAGAGGAAAAACAAGCATTACCCAACTTTAGTAGGTTTCCAAAACCTACTATAAGCCACTTGTTTTTCTGCGATTCAGCTTCCAAAACTGAATTTCTTTCCGCTTTTTTATTTGATAAATACATTTTATTGGATATTACGGACTAATTGACCCCCTCGTTTCATTTTAAAGTGACCCCCTTGTTTCGCTCCAAACTGACCCCCTTGTTTCGGAGCAAATTGACCCCCTGATTTTATTCATGCAGATGAGTGGTTAAACCCATGATTCATTTTTTATGCTGCACATTGCACATAAAAAAAACATGGCAAACAAACTCATCGCAATGAACAAAATTAAACAAATCATCCGGCTCTACACCCAGAGCAAAGGAGCAAAATTTATCAGCAGGCACACAGGCGTTTCACGCAACACTGTGAAGAAATACATCCACAGGTTCCGCGAAACACGCCTGACGTGTCAGGACATAAACGAAATGAGCGACCAGCAGATAAGCGAGATCTTCGGGAAACCACCGCTTATAAAAGAACCATCAAAACGGTATCAAGACCTGCGGGAGTTTTTTCCTCATATAGATAAAACACTTCGTAGAAAAGGTTTTACAAGAGAAAAACTCTGGAAAGAATATTTAGAAAAACATCCCGATGGATACCGTTACACGATGTTTTGCATGTCTTATTCTGCATGGCGCAAGAAAGTAAATCCGGTGATGCACATGGTGCATAAGGCGGGAGACAAGATGTATATTGATTTTACCGGAGCAAAATTACAGATAGTGGATCCACATACCGGGGAGATACAGGATGTGGAAGTGTTTGTTGCAATACTTGGCTCCAGCCAGCTCACGTATGTAGAAGCCACTTACAGTCAGAAGAAGGAAGATTTTATATCTGCCTGCGAAAATGCACTGCATTATTTTGGAGGCGTGCCGCAGGCTATCGTACCGGACAATTTAAAATCAGCCGTAACAAAAAGCAGCAAGTACGAACCAACCCTCAATGAAGCGTTTGAGGATTTTGCAGATCATTACCAGACAACATTGCTTCCCGCTCGTCCCCTCCGTCCCAAGGATAAATCATTAGTGGAAGGCATTGTGAAAATAACGTACAATAAAATATATACCAATCTCTCTACAGACCTCCGTACTTCTCTTGCCGATTTAAATGCAGACATACGCCCCCTGCTGGAAGTATTAAACTACCACCTGCGAAGCAGGTGGATTTATTTTAAAACCAACTCTAAAAGAGTTTAAACTCATGATTATCCTTTTCGTGTTTCTTTTCTTCCTCTTCCTGATACTTCACGTACCTCTTTATCATTTCCTCATTGATTCCAATCGTGTTTACAAAATAACCTCTCGTCCAGAAATGATTGCCCCAATATGGTTTTTTCTTCAGTGCGGGATAGCTCTTGAACAATTTTATCGCCAACTTTCCTTTCAAAACCCCCATATACTCCGAAACAGAAATTTTGGGTGGAATCGAAACTACCAAATGAATATGATTGATTTGCACATTCATTTCTTCCACAATTACATCCTTCCATTCACTCAACATCTTTATGTCATGCTCCAACAAAGTTTTTATCACTCCAGTCAAAATGCGAAATCGATACTTCGGAACAAAGACTATATGATAATCACATTTATAAACTACATGAGACAGTTTTCTGTATTTCATGTAACTAATCTACAAACTTTACGGCATAGCCAAACTCACATTACCACCGTCAAAGACGGTGGATTTCTAAGTCAAATTAAATAACGGGCAGATGCAGGGCCGGATATACAGCAGAAGAGAGCAATTTGAAGAAATAGAAAAGAAAACATTGCAGGCATTGCCGATGCACCGCTACGAATTTAAACGGCAAGCAGTAGTAACGGTAACGAAATACGGGCATGTGTGCCTGAGCGAAGACAAACACTATTACAGTGTACACTTCACGTACATAGGAAAGAAAGTGACGCTCATTTACACAAAGACATCCGTTGAGATTTACCATAAGTACGAACGCATTGCCCTGCATCAGCGCATTAAGGGTGAGTTCAATTATACCACGGTTGCGGACCACATGGCTTCTACACACCGCTTTGTAAGCGAATGGTCAGCCGAAAAATTTACCAGCTGGGCAGCATCCATCCATCCTGATGTAAAGATTTTTATTGAACGTATCCTTGAAAAGAAACACCATCCCGAGCAGGCATATAAATCCTGCATTGGTGTCTTAAGTTTTGTAAAGAAGGTAGGTAAGGAAAGATTAATCAATGCCTGCCAACGTGCGCTTGATTATGAATATTACAACTACAAGATCATTCAAACCATTTTGGAAAAGGGTCTGGATAATGACAATGAAACATCCTCTGCAAGCTCGCAGTTAGAAATGCCCCTGCATGATAACATACGGGGAGAAAATTATTACGAATAAAAATAAACAGTAACCAATAAAACACAATCACATGAACGAAAAAACCTTAGAGAAAATGAAACACCTGAAATTCTTCGGAATGCACAGGGCGCTGCGCACAACCATCGAGGCTGGACAAATGAACCGGTACACACCCGATGAAATGGTCGGCTTCCTGGTAGAATCCGAATGGGACGACAGGCAAAACCGGAAAGTTGAACGTGGACTGAAAAACGCAAAGTTCCGCTACAAAGCCGGCATTGAGAGCATTATTTACAACAGCAAGCGGAACATTGAAAAGAATGATGTACATCGCTTAGCTGACTGTACTTTTATAGAGAACAAACAAAATATTATCGTCACAGGAAGCACGGGTGTCGGCAAGAGCTATCTTGCATCTGCGCTCGGACATCAGGCTTGTATGAACGGCTACAAGGTCGTCTATGCAAATACAGCCAAACTTATAGGAAAACTTAAAATGGCAAAAGCCGATGGCTCCTACGTTCGTGAACTGCTCAAAATAGAAAAACAGGATTTACTGATCCTTGACGATTTTGGAATACAGCCCTTAGATGCACAAGGAAGATCCTCTCTGATGGAAATCATCGAGGACCGTCACGGAAAAACGTCAACCATCATCACCTCACAGGTTCCGGTAAAGCAGTGGCATGAAATTATTGGAGAAAAAACTATTGCCGATGCAATTCTTGACCGCATTGTTCACGATGCACAGCGCATCGAACTTAAAGGCGAATCCATGCGTAAAAGAAAAACAGATTTGGAAACAAATGAAGAATAAATACCTTTGTATAAATATTTAAACTAACAATCACTCTCTGCCAGTAATGAAATCAGCGGTTAACTCATGGGGGTCAATTTACTCTGAAACAGAGGGGTCAATATGTCTGAAATATCCAAATAGGTGTAAGGAAGAGTTCCGCCAAAAGGCGTTGCTGTCATAGTGCCATCGCAGTTTCCATTGCAGAGTGCATTTGTTGTCGATAAAGTTACGGAGCATTGGCTAAATGAATTGAACGCCCAACCCATGCACATGGCTGTCGTGAAGAGTAGATATTTTTTCATTGTTGTTTGTTTTATTGTTAAGATGCAAAGTAACTGTCAAAGGTTGCGTGTCAGTTATCCGCGATAATCAATTTATCCGTTGCTAAAGTTTTATCACCTTCAGTCAAGCGAATGAAATACAATCCGCTTGGTAAATTGTCTCGTTGCAATTTTATTTCCTGACCTGAAATATTTTTTATTTGTTTTACTTGTTGTCCGTAGGAGTTGTAAACCGTGAGAGTTGTGTTTCTGAAAAGAATGTCTGATTGCAAAGTTGTCGAGGAAGAAAAGGGGTTGGGTGAAATGGTTACTATATTATTTATAGAAGTAATTGTTTCTATTGCAACAATAGAAGCACAAAGAACACTGTCATAGGATGGAGCATAAGTTGTTATTGAATAAGTATTCATTGCTCCTAGTGTTCCAGTAATTTGCGGAATGTTTGAAGATGTAACTGTAATAATATTAACATTTACAGGCGCATTGTTTTCGTTGCATCCGCTAACACCTAATGAATCGGTTTTTATTAAATAACCATCTGCGGGGTCTCCAGGGAAAACATAGGCATCAATATCTCCAAGAATCAAATATCCACCGTCCCTTGTTTGGATAGCATCACGACCATAATCACCATATTGTTTGCCATATATCCTTGATAATATTAAGTTGCCAATGCTGTCTACTTTTAAAAGCAAAGTGCTACCACCAGAGCCAAAACTAGATTCACCAGCACAAATGTAACCTCCATCATTTGTTTTGTTTATTGAATAAATATTTTCATAAGAAATTCCATATGCTTTTGACCAGAGAACATTACCATTAATATCAATTTCCATTAAACTGGCTGGACCAAATCCAGCACTTGCTTGACAAGCTAGTAAAAAATTACCATTAGTTGTCTGTATAATGGAATATGCGTTGCCTGCTCCATAATCCTTGTGCCATAAAATATTTCCAATAGAATCCATTCTTACGAGCATTTTACCATTAGAGAAGTCTCTTCCTGTAAGTAAAAACCCACCGTTACTCGTTTGAATAATATCATAGGGAGACTCATTCGCTCCAGTTTGTCCAAAATATTTTGTCCACAATAGATTACCTGAAGAATCTGTCTTTACAATATACGCATCAGGATTACCATTCCCAATTTTTATACTGCCTGCAAGTATATATCCACCATCATTAGTTTGGGAAATACTGCCAAACGCTTCCGATGATGAAGTATCACCATACACTTTTGTCCAAAGTAAATTCCCATTACTATCGGTTTTGATTAAACAGCCGTCATTATTGTTTGAAGGCAATGATATGCCTCCAGCAATAATAAATCCACCATCCGAGGTTTGTAAACAATCAGCAGGTTTCACATACTGCCCCGTTCCATAAGTTTTTGTCCATAACCAAACATTATTTGTGTCGTACTTGGACAGATACGCACCAAAAATTTCATATGTAAAAGATATATATTCATAGGGAGGATATTTGCTTTGAAGAACTTTTCCAAAAGCATTTGGTGGCTGTAAAATTCTCTGAAAAGTAACTTGTGCCTGTGCTTGCTCAACTGTCAAAGTGAGAGAAACTGCCGAGAAAATGAGTAGATATTTTTTCATTCTGGAAGTTATTAAGGTCGCGTTTATGTGTAAAGATGCCTATCTGTCTGGAAAGGTTGCATTTCCTTTGCTAAAATTACCAAAAACCAAGATAAAATAATAAGTATGTAACACACATTTCTCATCTTGTAAAAGAAAAACAGGAAAACAATTTTTAAATGCTTTCCGCTTATCTTATCAACGAAATATTCCCCTTCTGAAAAATTTCTTTCCCATCATTCATTATTGCCTTGAGGTAGTAAACATAAACTGCGGTTGGTGCATTTTTTCCATCCCATCCCATGTTTTGCTCACTACTTTCAAATACTTTCTCTCCCCAGCGATTGTAAATTTCTAAATGCATTTCTTTTATTGAACCCTTGACATACAGCATATCATTTTGTCCATCTCCATTCGGTGAAAAGGCGTTTGGAAAAAAAAGTGTTGTTTCAGGAGATACTGGCGTGGGAGTTACAAACACAGTAACAGAATCTGTATCATTACCGCAGGCAAAAGAATCGCTCACGACAACATAATAAGTTGTTGTCGTATTGGGTGATGTAACCGGAGTGGAACAAGTTGTACAATTTAATCCTGTAGAGGGATACCAATTATAAATACCACCACCGCTTGCGTTGAGTGTGGTATTTTGCCCCTGTACAATTGAAACATCTGTCCCTGCATTTGCTGTTACTGATGGAGTTACGGTAACATCATCAATATAATAATAATTCGCATAAGCATTTCCAGTTGGATGAAAATTTACAATTGTTGTACTATCATTTAGATAGAAATTTCCTATGGTCATAAACTGCTCCCCACCGTTGGCAATAAAATCATCTGTAATCAATATCCAATTCAAAGTATCAGAAATAACATTTCCCTTAGAATTATTAATCTGGGGAATAAATGGGAGGTTAGAATAATTAGGGTCACTTTGTAATATACTGTTATTTGAAAAATATGCCCCAATCATATCAATTGCAAAAACCGCTTGATCGCCAAATGACACATAAAAACTAACACAATATTTTTTCCCCGCTGTTAAAGTATCGACCAACTGCACTTCAAGGTATTCTCTTCCTTCAGTTAGCGGAGGCCAGCCACCGGGATTAAATCCTGAAAATCCAGCATAACTGACACCAGTTCTTGCATATTGATAGCCGACAACATTTTGAGGAGCACTAACAAAAGGATTTGTAGAACATGGATTATAATAATCCGTGCTGCTTGAATTTGTTGTATTACCTCCTCCATTATTT encodes:
- a CDS encoding IS21 family transposase; its protein translation is MANKLIAMNKIKQIIRLYTQSKGAKFISRHTGVSRNTVKKYIHRFRETRLTCQDINEMSDQQISEIFGKPPLIKEPSKRYQDLREFFPHIDKTLRRKGFTREKLWKEYLEKHPDGYRYTMFCMSYSAWRKKVNPVMHMVHKAGDKMYIDFTGAKLQIVDPHTGEIQDVEVFVAILGSSQLTYVEATYSQKKEDFISACENALHYFGGVPQAIVPDNLKSAVTKSSKYEPTLNEAFEDFADHYQTTLLPARPLRPKDKSLVEGIVKITYNKIYTNLSTDLRTSLADLNADIRPLLEVLNYHLRSRWIYFKTNSKRV
- the tnpA gene encoding IS200/IS605 family transposase, whose amino-acid sequence is MKYRKLSHVVYKCDYHIVFVPKYRFRILTGVIKTLLEHDIKMLSEWKDVIVEEMNVQINHIHLVVSIPPKISVSEYMGVLKGKLAIKLFKSYPALKKKPYWGNHFWTRGYFVNTIGINEEMIKRYVKYQEEEEKKHEKDNHEFKLF
- a CDS encoding ATP-binding protein, which encodes MNEKTLEKMKHLKFFGMHRALRTTIEAGQMNRYTPDEMVGFLVESEWDDRQNRKVERGLKNAKFRYKAGIESIIYNSKRNIEKNDVHRLADCTFIENKQNIIVTGSTGVGKSYLASALGHQACMNGYKVVYANTAKLIGKLKMAKADGSYVRELLKIEKQDLLILDDFGIQPLDAQGRSSLMEIIEDRHGKTSTIITSQVPVKQWHEIIGEKTIADAILDRIVHDAQRIELKGESMRKRKTDLETNEE
- a CDS encoding SprB repeat-containing protein — translated: MKKYLLFTTAMCMGWAFNSFSQCSVTLSTTNALCNGNCDGTMTATPFGGTLPYTYLDISDILTPLFQSKLTPMS
- a CDS encoding T9SS type A sorting domain-containing protein → MKKYLLIFSAVSLTLTVEQAQAQVTFQRILQPPNAFGKVLQSKYPPYEYISFTYEIFGAYLSKYDTNNVWLWTKTYGTGQYVKPADCLQTSDGGFIIAGGISLPSNNNDGCLIKTDSNGNLLWTKVYGDTSSSEAFGSISQTNDGGYILAGSIKIGNGNPDAYIVKTDSSGNLLWTKYFGQTGANESPYDIIQTSNGGFLLTGRDFSNGKMLVRMDSIGNILWHKDYGAGNAYSIIQTTNGNFLLACQASAGFGPASLMEIDINGNVLWSKAYGISYENIYSINKTNDGGYICAGESSFGSGGSTLLLKVDSIGNLILSRIYGKQYGDYGRDAIQTRDGGYLILGDIDAYVFPGDPADGYLIKTDSLGVSGCNENNAPVNVNIITVTSSNIPQITGTLGAMNTYSITTYAPSYDSVLCASIVAIETITSINNIVTISPNPFSSSTTLQSDILFRNTTLTVYNSYGQQVKQIKNISGQEIKLQRDNLPSGLYFIRLTEGDKTLATDKLIIADN
- a CDS encoding gliding motility-associated C-terminal domain-containing protein gives rise to the protein MKNALYILLYYFLSGFNNLYSQNLVPNYSFEQYDTCPNNVSQIYYAVPWFQPNNGGGNTTNSSSTDYYNPCSTNPFVSAPQNVVGYQYARTGVSYAGFSGFNPGGWPPLTEGREYLEVQLVDTLTAGKKYCVSFYVSFGDQAVFAIDMIGAYFSNNSILQSDPNYSNLPFIPQINNSKGNVISDTLNWILITDDFIANGGEQFMTIGNFYLNDSTTIVNFHPTGNAYANYYYIDDVTVTPSVTANAGTDVSIVQGQNTTLNASGGGIYNWYPSTGLNCTTCSTPVTSPNTTTTYYVVVSDSFACGNDTDSVTVFVTPTPVSPETTLFFPNAFSPNGDGQNDMLYVKGSIKEMHLEIYNRWGEKVFESSEQNMGWDGKNAPTAVYVYYLKAIMNDGKEIFQKGNISLIR